The segment CGAGGCTAATCAGTATCATTCGCTTCGTCTGAAATTGTTCTCGCCGCACGCTCACCATGGCTCTGTGCATGGCGAAGCTAACCAGAATAAGCGCCGCCGTACTCCACCACAACGACATCGGAATTGTGAACGCTTTAGAATACCGCAGGCTGATATGCTGCTGCTGGATGACGACGTAGCCCAGGATGCCAGCGAGAAAAAAGATCGATAATGACCCTATCAACAGCTTCATGCCCAATGTCCAGGCTTCGATATGCTGCGAAGTCGTGATGGGATTCTTATCGCGATACGAGGTAGCCATTTCATTTACGATCTGGTGACAAAGACGTCACTCACTGGGGGCTGGAACTTGGATTTCCAAAATCGTTTCGCTCATTCGTTCTTCTACGAAAGGTTCGTAGGAATTCTTATCCATCAGAGTAATGAGTAGGAACAGAGAAGCGAATAAAAAAGAACTCATGAACACCAGGATGTTGAATTTCTTCTCTTGGATTAAGTGCATGAAGAACAACATAACCATGGTTGCTTTGACGGTGGCGATCACCATCGCTAATACGAGATCGTGCCCTCCAAAGTCCAGCCCGGCTGTCCAGACTGTCAGACAGGTCAAGCCGACCAATGCGAAAAAGACTGTCAGCAGAACCCAGACAGGCAAAGCATGAGCGAACCCATGATTTTCGTTGTGACTATCTCCAGAGTGACTCATCGATTTAAACCAATATAAAAAACGTATTTGAAAACAGACGTGACCACTAGATATTGCCGAATCATACGCCGCTTACCTTCAGGCTCGCCGACGTCTTAACCAATCAAATATAGCAGTGGGAAGAGGTAAATCCAGATCAGGTCGACCAAGTGCCAATACAGTCCAACATAATCGACTGGCCCGAAATACTGGTCGTTAAACTCACCTCGCACCGCCCTGACAAGCAGCCATGTAATGAAGCCAATCCCAAATAGGATGTGAATTCCGTGCAGACCAGTCATACAAAAATAGATACTAAAGAAAATACCCGCATTCCGTGGAATCGGTTTTTCGGCA is part of the Polystyrenella longa genome and harbors:
- a CDS encoding cytochrome C oxidase subunit IV family protein; this translates as MSHSGDSHNENHGFAHALPVWVLLTVFFALVGLTCLTVWTAGLDFGGHDLVLAMVIATVKATMVMLFFMHLIQEKKFNILVFMSSFLFASLFLLITLMDKNSYEPFVEERMSETILEIQVPAPSE